In a genomic window of Xenopus laevis strain J_2021 chromosome 5S, Xenopus_laevis_v10.1, whole genome shotgun sequence:
- the LOC108717477 gene encoding galactose-3-O-sulfotransferase 4-like translates to MMWKSRSVCRSTVCLKLLCVALIVTGVVFTTLQILDVSKKKRRIEQWDPLMTQYVPILYPTSASRGEHPNSENKDRGTDSCKAQTNIFFLKTHKTAGSTIMNILFRYGEFHNLTFALPLQTKSHFFYPKYFTAALVDGFSAKSNKTYEIMCHHMRFLLTEVEKVMPSNTFYFTILRNPVSLMESSFSYYKSTASFITAKSLEDFLNKTSYYYKGNSYARNIMTFDLGFDHNGKESPKHFQRAGRMVEAIYDLVLITEYFDESLVLLKDALCWTLDDVLSFALNMRTNSTKLAISQETQGKIKSWNQLDWQLYIYFNNSFWNRVEKFGRERMQREVEELQKRRTQVAKICLKNTVEMNKIQDKSLIPYQSGKAKILSYNLNSGLGKAEQLLCQRMVTPEIQYTNLLWAKQRKSKFSSRNSKIIQFRKQK, encoded by the exons ATGATGTGGAAAAGCAGGAGTGTCTGCAG GAGCACTGTTTGCCTGAAGCTGCTTTGTGTTGCTCTGATTGTCACTGGGGTTGTATTTACCACATTACAAATTCTGGATGTCAGTAAAAAGAAGAG gAGGATTGAGCAATGGGATCCCCTCATGACCCAGTATGTGCCCATTCTGTACCCTACAAGTGCAAGCAGGGGAGAGCATCCGAATAGTGAGAATAAAGACAGAGGGACCGACTCCTGTAAGGCCCAAACCAACATCTTTTTTCTAAAAACCCACAAGACTGCCGGCAGCACCATCATGAACATACTGTTCCGCTATGGAGAATTTCACAACCTGACGTTTGCCTTGCCCTTACAAACTAAATCACATTTCTTCTACCCAAAATATTTCACTGCCGCATTAGTGGATGGATTCTCAGCAAAGAGCAACAAGACCTATGAGATTATGTGTCATCACATGAGGTTCCTGCTCACTGAG GTGGAAAAGGTGATGCccagtaatacattttatttcaccatTTTACGAAATCCGGTGTCTCTCATGGAATCGTCCTTCTCTTATTACAAATCTACCGCCTCCTTTATTACAGCCAAAAGCCTGGAAGATTTCCTCAACAAAACATCTTATTACTACAAAGGCAACAGCTATGCCAGGAATATTATGACTTTTGACCTGGGCTTCGATCACAACGGGAAAGAATCCCCAAAGCACTTTCAGCGGGCTGGGAGAATGGTGGAAGCCATATACGACCTTGTATTAATCACGGAGTACTTTGATGAGTCTTTGGTGCTGCTTAAAGATGCCCTGTGCTGGACACTTGATGACGTGCTTTCATTTGCCCTAAACATGAGAACTAACAGCACTAAACTGGCTATTTCTCAAGAGACACAAGGAAAGATAAAAAGTTGGAACCAGCTGGACTGGCAGTTGTACATTTACTTCAACAATTCCTTCTGGAATCGAGTGGAGAAGTTTGGAAGGGAACGGATGCAGCGTGAGGTGGAAGAGCTTCAGAAAAGAAGAACACAAGTTGCTAAAATATGCCTAAAGAATACAGTAGAGATGAACAAGATCCAGGACAAATCTTTAATACCATACCAGTCTGGCAAAGCAAAAATTCTCAGTTATAACCTGAACTCTGGCTTAGGAAAGGCTGAGCAGCTCCTTTGCCAGCGAATGGTGACCCCAGAAATACAGTACACAAATTTATTATGGGCCAAGCAGAGAAAGTCTAAATTTAGTTCCAGAAACTCAAAGATAATTCAATTTAGAAAGCAAAAGTAA
- the aqp12a.S gene encoding aquaporin 12A S homeolog precursor (The RefSeq protein has 1 substitution compared to this genomic sequence) — MAGLNILVAFFASTVALCQLLRWASRRFLPDRLYQCTASELASSFQLCACCLELRMLLEIGMWGGGYGPDVVTTLLFLLFVAHGFTFNKASGNSAVSLQDFLLRDSPLLDTVAKLLAQYMGMEAAKVLTKQYWALELTEFHMIQNLMAQDCSSSLQTSVAHGVFVEGLCALCFHLVILRFKSTRLIYRVPIVALTVSLLSYTAGSYTGAFFNPTLAAALTFQCSGNTLTEYSLVYCCGPLTGMVLALFLYQGNIPLLFQRNLLYSQKGKYKTPKTKALQASTAKASDNLKSPQKRKAPEKKAAPDVSRKAATLPAQKRSS; from the exons ATGGCTGGACTCAACATCTTGGTGGCTTTCTTTGCATCAACCGTAGCCCTGTGCCAGCTTCTTCGCTGGGCTAGCAGAAGGTTCCTGCCTGATCGGCTCTATCAGTGCACGGCCAGTGAGTTGGCCAGTTCATTTCAGTTATGTGCTTGCTGTCTGGAGCTGCGGATGCTGCTGGAAATTGGTATGTGGGGAGGTGGATATGGCCCTGATGTAGTCACAACACTGCTGTTTCTTCTGTTCGTTGCCCATGGATTCACTTTTAATAAAGCATCAGGCAACTCTGCAGTGTCACTGCAGGATTTCCTTCTCCGTGACTCTCCTCTTTTAGACACTGTGGCTAAGTTACTGGCACAGTACATGGGCATGGAAGCTGCAAAAGTTCTAACGAAACAATACTGGGCATTGGAGCTCACAGAATTCCACATGATTCAGAATCTGATGGCTCAGGACTGCAGCTCGTCTCTGCAAACCTCCGTTGCTCATGGCGTCTTTGTTGAAGGATTGTGCGCTTTCTGCTTCCATTTGGTGATCCTTCGCTTCAAGAGCACAAGGCTGATCTACAGGGTTCCTATAGTTGCACTTACTGTGTCTCTCCTGTCTTACACCG CTGGATCGTACACTGGAGCTTTCTTTAACCCCACTCTGGCGGCCGCACTGACCTTCCAATGCTCTGGGAACACCCTGACAGAATATTCACTGGTGTATTGCTGTGGCCCTTTGACTG GCATGGTGCTGGCCCTCTTTCTGTATCAAGGCAACATCCCCCTGCTCTTTCAGAGAAACCTGCTGTACTCCCAGAAGGGCAAATACAAAACTCCAAAGACAAAAGCCCTTCAAGCCTCTACAGCAAAAGCTTCAGATAATCTCAAATCTCCTCAAAAGAGAAAAGCACCTGAGAAGAAAGCTGCGCCAGATGTGTCTAGGAAAGCAGCGACTTTACCAGCTCAGAAACGAAGCAGCTAA